A DNA window from Hydrogenophaga taeniospiralis contains the following coding sequences:
- the mmuM gene encoding homocysteine S-methyltransferase, whose amino-acid sequence MTPTPEPTSPLQTALAEQGLFVLDGALATELERRGADLLDPLWSAKLLIEQPDLIRQVHLDYFLAGADVATTASYQATFEAFARRGLSHDQAADLMRRSVSLACEARDAFWAESAHRVGRRRPLVAASIGPYGAMLADGSEYRGYQGISRQALADFHRPRLQVLAHAGADLLACETIPCLDEALAIAGLLPEFPGVMAWLSFSCRDGAHNCQGEPFADCVAQLDALPQIAAVGVNCTAPEFIESLVALARSHTTKPIVVYPNSGEHYDAVDKVWHGEGPAHDFAAQAMRWHGRGARLIGGCCRTGPDDIRAIKQAAVACGALIEASATR is encoded by the coding sequence ATGACGCCCACCCCTGAACCCACGTCCCCCCTGCAAACCGCGCTGGCCGAACAGGGCCTGTTCGTGCTCGACGGCGCGCTGGCCACCGAACTGGAACGCCGTGGCGCCGATCTGCTGGATCCGCTGTGGTCCGCCAAGCTGCTGATCGAACAGCCCGATCTGATCCGGCAAGTGCACCTGGACTACTTCCTCGCCGGCGCCGACGTGGCCACCACCGCCAGCTACCAGGCGACGTTTGAGGCCTTCGCAAGGCGCGGCCTGAGCCACGACCAGGCGGCCGACCTGATGCGGCGCTCGGTGAGCCTGGCCTGCGAGGCCCGGGACGCCTTCTGGGCCGAGTCCGCCCACCGCGTGGGCCGCCGCCGGCCCCTGGTGGCGGCGTCCATCGGGCCCTACGGCGCCATGCTGGCCGACGGCTCCGAGTACCGGGGCTACCAGGGCATCTCGCGCCAGGCGCTGGCCGACTTCCACCGGCCACGCCTGCAGGTGCTGGCCCACGCGGGTGCCGATCTGCTGGCCTGCGAGACCATTCCCTGCCTCGATGAAGCGCTGGCGATCGCGGGCCTGCTGCCCGAGTTTCCCGGCGTGATGGCCTGGCTCAGCTTTTCCTGCCGCGACGGCGCGCACAACTGCCAGGGCGAGCCCTTCGCCGACTGCGTGGCGCAGCTCGACGCCCTGCCCCAGATCGCCGCGGTGGGCGTGAACTGCACCGCGCCCGAGTTCATTGAATCGCTGGTGGCGCTGGCCCGTTCGCACACCACCAAACCCATCGTGGTCTACCCCAACTCGGGCGAACACTACGATGCGGTCGACAAGGTCTGGCACGGTGAAGGCCCGGCACACGACTTCGCCGCCCAGGCCATGCGCTGGCACGGTCGCGGCGCGCGGCTCATCGGCGGCTGCTGCCGCACGGGCCCGGACGACATCCGCGCCATCAAACAGGCCGCCGTGGCCTGCGGTGCGTTGATCGAAGCCAGCGCGACCCGCTGA
- a CDS encoding ABC transporter permease — translation MNFAPIEDWLELPADSVLEVWEGLVITLQLLCGSVLLAFALALPLALAATSGRAWPERLARGYSAAFRGTPLLVQLFILYYGVSQFEAVRQSPAWWLLEDAFYCGLLALSLNLAAYMAEDLRAGILAVPVGEKEAALAMGMSPFQCYRWIVLPAAWRIATPALGNEVIAQLKATALVSTITVLDLTGVARRLSNASYTTDALVIAGVVYAAITLVVVLAVRRIERRFGPAGRR, via the coding sequence TTGAACTTCGCCCCCATCGAAGACTGGCTGGAGCTGCCCGCCGACAGCGTGCTGGAGGTGTGGGAAGGCCTGGTGATCACCCTGCAGCTGCTGTGCGGCTCGGTGCTGTTGGCCTTTGCGCTTGCGCTGCCCCTGGCGCTCGCGGCCACCTCCGGCAGGGCCTGGCCGGAGCGGCTGGCGCGCGGCTACAGCGCGGCGTTTCGCGGCACGCCCCTGCTGGTGCAGCTGTTCATCCTGTACTACGGGGTGAGCCAGTTCGAAGCCGTGCGCCAATCGCCCGCCTGGTGGCTGCTGGAAGACGCGTTCTATTGCGGCCTGCTCGCGCTGAGCCTGAACCTGGCGGCCTACATGGCCGAAGACCTGCGCGCCGGCATCCTGGCGGTGCCCGTCGGCGAAAAGGAAGCTGCCCTGGCCATGGGCATGAGCCCGTTCCAGTGCTACCGCTGGATCGTGCTGCCCGCGGCCTGGCGGATCGCCACGCCGGCCCTGGGCAACGAGGTGATCGCCCAGCTCAAGGCCACGGCCCTGGTGAGCACCATCACCGTGCTCGACCTCACCGGTGTCGCTCGCCGGCTGTCGAACGCCTCGTACACCACCGATGCGCTGGTGATAGCCGGGGTTGTGTACGCGGCCATCACGCTGGTGGTGGTGTTGGCCGTGCGGCGGATCGAGCGGCGCTTCGGCCCGGCCGGCCGCCGGTAG
- a CDS encoding ABC transporter permease, whose protein sequence is MDDLWLYAGQLLEGAWVTVQLALSSLVVGLALGLVLAAGGLSGRTLLRRAVRLCTGLLRGIPEFLIVLVCYFGLSNLINNHFDGAVEISPFAAGVFALSIVFAAYASEVFRGSFAAIPRGQIEAAQAFGLTSTQTFFAVRLPQAWRIALPSLGNLWQSLLKDTSLVSVVGLEDLLKKSNMAAQAMHQPFLFFLAAAAVYFVFLHASQPVFAWLERRAGRGFEARAA, encoded by the coding sequence ATGGACGATTTGTGGCTGTACGCCGGTCAGTTGCTGGAGGGTGCGTGGGTCACCGTGCAACTGGCCCTGTCTTCGCTGGTGGTGGGTCTGGCCCTCGGGCTGGTGCTCGCGGCCGGCGGCCTGAGCGGTCGCACGCTGCTGCGACGCGCCGTGCGGCTGTGCACGGGCCTGCTGCGCGGCATTCCCGAGTTCCTGATCGTGCTGGTCTGTTACTTCGGGCTGTCCAACCTGATCAACAACCACTTCGACGGCGCGGTGGAGATCAGTCCGTTTGCCGCAGGCGTCTTCGCCCTGTCCATCGTGTTCGCGGCCTACGCCAGCGAGGTGTTTCGCGGCAGCTTCGCGGCCATCCCCCGGGGGCAGATCGAAGCGGCGCAGGCCTTCGGGCTCACGTCCACCCAGACCTTCTTCGCCGTGCGGCTGCCCCAGGCCTGGCGCATCGCCCTGCCCAGCCTCGGCAACCTGTGGCAGTCGCTGCTGAAAGACACCTCGCTGGTGTCCGTGGTCGGGCTGGAAGACCTGCTCAAGAAGTCCAACATGGCGGCCCAGGCCATGCACCAGCCGTTCCTGTTCTTCCTGGCGGCGGCGGCCGTGTACTTCGTGTTCCTGCACGCCTCGCAGCCGGTCTTTGCCTGGCTGGAGCGCCGGGCCGGGCGGGGCTTTGAAGCGAGGGCGGCTTGA
- a CDS encoding oxidative damage protection protein, whose protein sequence is MARTVNCIKLGKEAEGLDFPPYPGELGKRLYENVSKEAWAAWLKHQTMLLNENRLNLADARARQYLARQMEKHFFGEGADAAAGYVPPSDAA, encoded by the coding sequence ATGGCACGCACCGTCAACTGCATCAAGCTCGGCAAGGAAGCCGAGGGCCTGGACTTTCCGCCCTACCCCGGTGAACTGGGCAAGCGCCTGTACGAGAACGTGAGCAAGGAAGCCTGGGCCGCCTGGCTCAAGCACCAGACCATGCTGCTCAACGAAAACCGCCTGAACCTGGCCGACGCGCGCGCTCGCCAGTACCTGGCCCGGCAGATGGAAAAGCACTTCTTTGGCGAAGGCGCCGACGCAGCCGCCGGCTACGTTCCCCCGTCCGATGCGGCTTGA